The proteins below come from a single Pandoraea apista genomic window:
- a CDS encoding YajQ family cyclic di-GMP-binding protein produces the protein MPSFDVVSEANMVEVKNAIEQANKEISTRFDFKGSDSRVEHKDQELTLFADDNFKLEQVTQVLVSKMAKRNVDVRFLDYGKVEKISGDKVKQVVKVKKGVEGDLAKKIVRLIKDSKMKVQASIQGDSVRVSGAKRDDLQSAMALLRKDVTDTPLDFNNFRD, from the coding sequence ATGCCATCGTTTGACGTGGTTAGCGAAGCCAACATGGTAGAGGTCAAGAACGCCATCGAGCAGGCCAACAAGGAAATCTCGACGCGATTCGACTTCAAGGGATCGGACTCGCGTGTCGAGCACAAGGATCAGGAACTCACACTTTTCGCCGACGATAACTTCAAGCTCGAACAAGTCACGCAGGTACTCGTCAGCAAGATGGCCAAGCGCAACGTGGACGTGCGTTTCCTTGACTACGGCAAGGTCGAGAAGATCAGCGGAGACAAGGTCAAGCAGGTCGTCAAGGTGAAGAAGGGTGTCGAAGGCGATCTGGCCAAGAAGATCGTGCGTCTGATCAAAGACAGCAAGATGAAGGTGCAGGCGAGCATTCAGGGCGACAGCGTTCGCGTCTCGGGCGCGAAGCGCGACGATCTGCAAAGCGCCATGGCGCTGCTGCGTAAGGATGTGACCGACACCCCGCTCGACTTCAACAACTTCCGCGACTGA
- the murB gene encoding UDP-N-acetylmuramate dehydrogenase: MLQLQRNVSLRDLNTFGLPATARFVVTIDSEAALIEALAMPALAGLPRLVLGGGSNVVLTRDFDGVVFRMAIRGRERLADDAHARYVRGGAGEVWHDFVDWTLTQDCPGLENLALIPGTLGAAPIQNIGAYGLELAERFAEVRALDTATGSFVTLTREACAFGYRDSLFKREPGRYIIVAVTLRLPQPWQPVTGYADVSRTLAEAGIDRPDARQIFDAVADIRRRKLPDPLELGNAGSFFKNPVVDGATFNALRERFPQTVGYAQPDGSWKVAAGWLIDQCGWRGKSLGQAGVHERQALVLVNRGGASGADIVALARAVQASVQARFGVTLEPEPLML; the protein is encoded by the coding sequence ATGCTCCAGTTGCAACGCAACGTCAGTCTACGCGACCTCAATACCTTCGGCCTGCCGGCGACGGCACGCTTCGTCGTGACGATCGACAGCGAGGCGGCACTGATCGAGGCGCTCGCCATGCCGGCGCTGGCAGGATTGCCGCGTCTGGTGCTCGGTGGCGGAAGCAATGTAGTGCTCACGCGTGACTTCGACGGCGTTGTGTTTCGCATGGCCATTCGCGGGCGCGAGCGGCTTGCCGACGATGCCCACGCCCGCTACGTGCGAGGCGGTGCGGGCGAGGTCTGGCACGATTTCGTCGACTGGACACTGACGCAGGACTGTCCCGGTCTGGAGAACCTCGCGCTGATTCCGGGTACGCTTGGTGCGGCGCCGATTCAGAACATCGGGGCCTACGGGCTGGAACTGGCCGAACGCTTCGCCGAAGTGCGGGCGCTCGATACGGCCACGGGCTCGTTCGTCACGCTCACCCGTGAGGCTTGCGCGTTCGGCTATCGCGATTCGCTGTTCAAGCGTGAGCCGGGGCGTTACATCATCGTTGCCGTCACGTTACGCCTGCCGCAGCCTTGGCAGCCTGTTACCGGCTACGCCGACGTGTCGCGTACGCTCGCTGAGGCGGGCATCGATCGGCCGGACGCCCGGCAGATCTTCGACGCGGTGGCGGACATTCGCCGTCGCAAACTGCCCGATCCGCTCGAACTCGGCAACGCGGGGAGTTTCTTCAAGAATCCCGTGGTGGACGGCGCAACGTTTAACGCGCTGCGCGAGCGCTTTCCGCAGACGGTCGGTTACGCCCAGCCGGACGGCTCGTGGAAGGTCGCGGCCGGCTGGTTGATCGACCAATGCGGGTGGCGCGGCAAGTCGCTCGGCCAGGCGGGCGTGCATGAACGTCAGGCGCTGGTGTTGGTGAATCGCGGCGGTGCGAGCGGTGCCGATATCGTGGCGCTCGCGCGCGCCGTGCAAGCCAGCGTGCAGGCGCGCTTCGGCGTGACGCTCGAACCCGAACCGCTTATGCTTTGA